CCATGCAGAACCTGGTAAAATGGCTACTCGAAAGGGTGAATATTATGCTGGGCTTTAGCGCAGACCACACCCTGACGCTGCCGGAGCTCTGCTGGTGGATGGTACGTAACGATCTAGCTGACTTGATTCCTGAATCAGTGGCGAGCCAGGCCCTAAGGATTAAGCCAGAAAAGCACAGTTCAGTGATGCGGGAAAGCGACATTGTTCCGTCATTACCGGCGACTGAAATCCTCCAGGAGAAGGTGAAGAAGGTTGTCTCCGTTAAGGTAGACCCTGAATCAACGGAATCTTTCATGCTGAGGCCAAAGCGCCGCCGCTGGGAGAACGAGACGTACACCCGCTGGGTTAAGTCGCAGCAGTGCAGTTGCTGCAATAACCCGGCAGACGACCCACACCACCTGATAGGCCACGGGCAGGGTGGAATGGGTACCAAAGCGCACGACCTGTTTGTGATACCGCTGTGCAGAGCGCATCACGATGAGTTGCACGCTGATCCTGTGGCATTTGAAGCGAAGCACGGCGACCAGTTAACGCTGTTGTTTCGGTTTTTAGATCGTGCGCTGGCAATCGGCGCACTGGCGTAAGTGGAGACGCAACATGATCAATCCTTCCGAAGTTGGCAAATCCGGCGAGATGGTTCGCCTTCGAACTCTCGAAAGCATCTGGGTACAAGGTAAGCTCCGTATGTGGGGCCGCTGGTCTTATATCGGTGGCGGATCAGGAGGCAACATGTTTAACCAGCTACTGGCATCCGGGAAAATCACCAAGACAGCAATCAACGATGCGCTGCGCCGCATGAAGAAATCCGGCATCACTAAACCTGAGCTGGAAGCATACCTGCGCGAAATCCTCGACAGCAAAAACAAAAGCGGCCTGGCGTTCTGCTCGGATGAAGAAGGTCTGAAGGTGGATGGTGTTATTGCTTCCGTACTGATGAATGACGACTACCGATCACTTTATGGCGTCATCGTCGACCGCCATCGACTCCGTAAGA
This region of Enterobacter cancerogenus genomic DNA includes:
- a CDS encoding DUF968 domain-containing protein is translated as MRAILTPEVAPMSGVVLFRPGNELLWLFRRGRVVIETPSEAIQHLPSGLIPEAHQPLTDDVSMQELFLNERIIQRAGGLSSLDAWLERKFECQWPHNEWHSKDFTVMRHAPGSIRLCWGCDNQLREQTTERLAGIAMQNLVKWLLERVNIMLGFSADHTLTLPELCWWMVRNDLADLIPESVASQALRIKPEKHSSVMRESDIVPSLPATEILQEKVKKVVSVKVDPESTESFMLRPKRRRWENETYTRWVKSQQCSCCNNPADDPHHLIGHGQGGMGTKAHDLFVIPLCRAHHDELHADPVAFEAKHGDQLTLLFRFLDRALAIGALA
- a CDS encoding DUF1133 family protein produces the protein MINPSEVGKSGEMVRLRTLESIWVQGKLRMWGRWSYIGGGSGGNMFNQLLASGKITKTAINDALRRMKKSGITKPELEAYLREILDSKNKSGLAFCSDEEGLKVDGVIASVLMNDDYRSLYGVIVDRHRLRKSKLQMANELNAKHPDWTLITCRRRIDTWVSLAESILYAPLCDAFGTNSDRYKLQSEQESA